A portion of the Phycisphaerales bacterium AB-hyl4 genome contains these proteins:
- a CDS encoding helix-turn-helix domain-containing protein codes for MAKLPATRINHPCGRLVTGVGWGRSRENSLNLRDYELWFVWRGAGWMATRTQRFELRPGFCAWMRPGGIYDAGSDDRNPLGFTYIHFAGRFAQPPPEFFHVSDVSYMDAATRRIVEGVVPAPPTRWGEPADAPPAAEALLQAVLLDLMHSSEVADVRRDDHSLRARVEELAVVLRDHPEHPLDVAGAARRAGVSLSHFSREFRRVIGLSPQQYRLRTRLSHAQHLLAESGLTVTQIAEMLGYRDLFFFSKQFTRHLGVSPTAYRNSLQHLGVPIVRH; via the coding sequence ATGGCCAAGCTTCCCGCGACCCGCATCAACCATCCCTGCGGCCGACTTGTGACCGGCGTGGGGTGGGGCCGAAGTCGGGAGAATTCGCTGAACCTGCGCGATTATGAGTTGTGGTTCGTGTGGCGTGGGGCGGGGTGGATGGCGACGCGCACCCAGCGATTCGAACTGCGGCCGGGCTTTTGTGCATGGATGCGACCGGGCGGCATCTACGATGCCGGCTCGGACGATCGCAATCCGCTGGGGTTTACCTACATTCATTTTGCCGGTCGCTTCGCGCAGCCGCCGCCTGAGTTTTTCCACGTCTCCGACGTCAGCTACATGGATGCGGCGACCCGCCGGATCGTTGAAGGCGTCGTGCCCGCGCCGCCGACGCGCTGGGGTGAACCGGCGGACGCGCCGCCTGCGGCCGAGGCGCTGTTGCAAGCGGTGCTGCTGGACCTGATGCACTCGTCCGAGGTGGCTGACGTTCGCCGCGATGACCATTCATTGCGAGCGCGCGTCGAGGAACTTGCGGTCGTGCTGCGCGACCATCCGGAGCATCCGCTTGATGTTGCGGGCGCGGCTCGACGGGCGGGGGTGAGCCTTTCTCATTTTTCACGAGAGTTTCGCCGTGTGATCGGCCTGAGTCCGCAGCAGTACCGGCTTCGCACGCGATTGAGTCACGCCCAGCACCTGCTCGCCGAGTCGGGGCTGACGGTCACCCAGATCGCCGAGATGCTTGGCTACCGCGACCTATTCTTCTTTTCCAAGCAATTCACGCGACACTTAGGTGTGAGTCCGACCGCCTATCGAAATTCGCTGCAGCACCTTGGCGTTCCGATCGTGCGTCATTAA
- a CDS encoding PH domain-containing protein, whose translation MNQIDTHDPRAPKASDAPEEEVFYCANPAMFRARPIWFSLGVLGIVGGVAGAAFAMQLEGDLRLAGLAVGLGMSAIAMLAMAWWWLQTRRTTFIVTSSRTRLRRGLLSVHITEVWHRHVRNVQLTQTVWERIVGVGTLSIASAGKAGWDVQVSGLPRIYKAKETIDQYRLAMSQESD comes from the coding sequence ATGAATCAGATCGACACGCATGATCCTCGCGCACCGAAAGCCAGCGACGCCCCCGAAGAGGAGGTGTTCTATTGCGCGAACCCGGCCATGTTTCGGGCGCGTCCCATCTGGTTCAGCCTGGGTGTGCTGGGCATCGTTGGCGGGGTGGCGGGCGCCGCGTTTGCGATGCAACTCGAAGGGGATCTGCGACTGGCCGGGCTGGCGGTGGGGCTTGGCATGAGCGCGATTGCCATGCTCGCGATGGCCTGGTGGTGGCTGCAGACGCGGCGGACGACGTTCATCGTTACCAGTTCACGCACCCGCCTTCGCCGTGGGCTGTTGTCCGTGCATATCACCGAGGTGTGGCATCGTCATGTGCGCAACGTCCAACTAACGCAGACGGTATGGGAGCGCATCGTCGGCGTGGGCACGCTGAGCATTGCCAGCGCCGGCAAAGCTGGGTGGGACGTCCAGGTCAGCGGACTGCCACGGATCTACAAGGCCAAGGAAACCATCGACCAATACCGCCTGGCAATGAGCCAGGAATCCGATTGA
- a CDS encoding putative bifunctional diguanylate cyclase/phosphodiesterase, giving the protein MNNTSDTFLYKQLRLQSHRQTDLMFGGLLVLQLFAAVLIAITVSPRTWIGSSSHVHLHVWSALGMGLLLTILPLVLIIFRRGEPVTRYTIAIAQMLYSALLIHLMGGRIETHFHVFGSLAFLAFYRDWRVLVPATIVVSFEHLVRGIYWPESVFGVLSSTPWRALEHAMWVIFIDFFLVISCIQGDREWRRIAASHAQVENARASVEVQVKQRTAELRESEQRYALAVRGSRDGLWDWDLHANQVYYASRWKQLLGCDEDEVSDSPREWTERIISADLPAFDKAIVSLTEGETEAIDIELSMDHADGSIRHMRCRAAAVIPEGHTKAVRIAGSLSDITDLKRAQEELRRLAQHDRLTGLPNRQLFTDRVQRAILYGKQSGSLFAVLFLDFDRFKVINDSLGHEAGDELLKGIAQRLTSSLAKGDVAARFGGDEFALLMHVRTQQDAIDQTEQLLKQLAEPHDVAGHELVSTASIGVTIWSIGYEDASEMLRDADAAMYVAKQNGKSQQRLFDTHMHNKAKQRLTMEEDLRRAIKSKSLTLEYQPIISLQDGSIRGAEALARWNHDERGMISPDEFIGIAEETGLIIPIGEHFIREACEQVKRWNQINTRPLYVNVNLAQRQLIYPGLVTVIKQILNEVGVDANLLRLELSESAVMAERHDTITVMQEIRDAGIRLAMDDFGTGHSSLSSLHRYPLDILKVDRSFVQNMMRRHKFAGVMQAIVTLAHNLELEVVGEGLETPEQVAMLQSMDCDLGQGYIFARPMPGDEFIKLLSQSGMDHTGGGRLAGVSSNGRFGNDLAHHK; this is encoded by the coding sequence ATGAATAACACCTCTGATACCTTTCTATACAAGCAACTTCGACTTCAATCGCACCGCCAGACCGACCTGATGTTCGGCGGCCTGTTGGTATTGCAACTGTTCGCCGCGGTACTCATCGCCATTACGGTTTCGCCACGCACATGGATCGGTTCGAGCAGCCATGTGCATCTGCACGTCTGGTCGGCGCTCGGTATGGGGCTGCTGCTGACCATTCTGCCGTTGGTGCTGATCATTTTCCGGCGCGGGGAGCCGGTCACGCGGTACACCATCGCCATCGCTCAAATGCTCTACTCCGCCCTGTTGATTCATCTCATGGGCGGCCGTATTGAAACGCATTTTCATGTGTTCGGCTCGCTGGCGTTCCTCGCGTTTTACCGCGATTGGCGTGTGCTTGTCCCAGCCACCATTGTTGTCAGCTTCGAACATCTGGTGCGCGGCATCTACTGGCCCGAATCCGTTTTCGGCGTACTGTCCTCTACACCCTGGCGGGCGCTCGAACATGCGATGTGGGTCATCTTTATCGACTTCTTCCTTGTTATCAGTTGTATTCAGGGCGACCGCGAATGGCGACGTATCGCCGCCTCCCACGCTCAGGTGGAAAACGCCCGCGCCAGCGTTGAAGTGCAGGTCAAGCAACGCACCGCCGAACTCCGTGAAAGTGAACAGCGATACGCGCTGGCCGTCCGTGGATCGCGCGATGGCCTGTGGGATTGGGACCTGCACGCCAATCAGGTGTACTACGCCTCGCGGTGGAAGCAGTTGCTCGGCTGTGACGAAGACGAGGTCAGCGACTCGCCTCGCGAGTGGACTGAACGCATTATCTCGGCCGACCTGCCCGCTTTCGACAAGGCCATCGTTTCTCTGACCGAAGGCGAAACAGAAGCGATCGACATTGAACTGAGTATGGATCATGCCGACGGTTCGATTCGTCATATGCGCTGCCGAGCCGCGGCCGTGATCCCAGAGGGGCACACCAAGGCTGTGCGCATCGCTGGTTCGCTTTCTGACATTACCGATTTGAAGCGGGCGCAGGAAGAGCTTCGTCGGCTGGCCCAGCATGACCGGCTCACGGGCCTGCCCAACCGTCAACTGTTCACCGACCGTGTGCAGCGTGCAATTCTCTATGGGAAACAAAGCGGGTCGCTTTTTGCTGTGCTGTTTCTCGACTTTGATCGCTTTAAGGTCATCAACGACAGCCTCGGACACGAAGCTGGCGACGAACTGTTAAAGGGCATTGCCCAACGGCTTACCTCCAGTCTGGCGAAGGGCGACGTCGCAGCGCGTTTTGGGGGTGACGAGTTCGCTCTGCTCATGCACGTCCGAACGCAACAAGACGCCATCGATCAGACGGAACAGCTACTTAAACAACTGGCTGAGCCGCACGACGTTGCCGGGCACGAATTGGTCTCGACGGCAAGCATCGGTGTGACGATCTGGAGCATCGGATATGAAGATGCCTCCGAAATGCTTCGAGACGCAGACGCCGCCATGTACGTCGCCAAGCAGAACGGCAAGTCACAGCAGCGACTCTTCGATACGCACATGCACAACAAGGCCAAGCAACGTCTCACGATGGAAGAGGATCTCCGCCGTGCGATCAAGTCGAAGTCGCTCACACTCGAGTACCAGCCAATCATTTCATTGCAGGATGGCTCCATCCGTGGCGCTGAAGCCTTGGCACGCTGGAACCACGACGAGCGTGGCATGATCTCGCCTGACGAATTCATCGGCATCGCGGAAGAAACCGGGCTGATTATCCCGATCGGTGAACATTTCATCCGCGAAGCCTGCGAACAGGTCAAACGATGGAACCAGATCAACACGCGACCGCTTTATGTGAACGTTAACCTCGCACAGCGCCAGTTGATTTATCCCGGTTTGGTTACCGTCATCAAACAGATACTCAATGAAGTTGGCGTCGACGCCAACCTGCTTCGATTGGAACTGAGCGAGAGCGCTGTGATGGCAGAACGCCACGACACGATCACGGTCATGCAGGAGATTCGCGACGCTGGGATTCGCCTCGCCATGGACGACTTCGGTACAGGCCACTCTTCTCTGAGTAGTTTGCATCGTTACCCACTGGATATCCTCAAGGTGGACCGCAGTTTCGTGCAGAATATGATGCGCCGCCACAAGTTTGCCGGCGTCATGCAGGCCATTGTCACCCTTGCTCACAATCTTGAACTCGAAGTCGTTGGGGAAGGGCTCGAAACGCCCGAGCAGGTCGCCATGCTCCAAAGCATGGATTGTGACCTCGGGCAAGGCTACATCTTCGCCCGGCCAATGCCCGGCGATGAATTTATCAAGCTGTTGTCACAGTCTGGAATGGACCATACAGGGGGTGGGCGACTGGCGGGTGTATCCTCAAATGGTCGGTTTGGGAATGATCTGGCCCACCATAAATAG
- a CDS encoding phage terminase small subunit P27 family, which translates to MNEPDFPEGLGEVPDWLDDEAKRKWFELAPGLIEVGIAKAVDRDLFASLCQTYSNLSRWYEQVRVDGDIVESHRGTKSHPIYVLINQAEDRARKIEAQFGIGASNRSRIHVSPKADTSDNWWMR; encoded by the coding sequence ATGAATGAACCTGATTTCCCCGAGGGGTTGGGCGAGGTTCCTGATTGGTTGGATGATGAGGCCAAGCGAAAATGGTTCGAGTTAGCGCCTGGCTTGATTGAGGTGGGCATTGCCAAAGCTGTAGACCGTGACCTGTTCGCTTCCCTTTGTCAGACGTACAGCAATCTATCACGATGGTATGAGCAGGTGCGGGTAGATGGTGACATCGTAGAATCCCATCGAGGCACGAAATCTCATCCGATTTACGTTCTGATAAATCAAGCGGAAGACCGCGCGAGGAAGATAGAAGCTCAATTCGGTATTGGAGCATCCAACCGAAGCCGTATTCATGTATCCCCGAAGGCAGACACCAGTGATAATTGGTGGATGAGGTGA